The DNA window GAAGAGCTCGGTGCAATGATTTGATTGATCTGATAGCGGGTATCGCCTGAAATGCTTGTTCTACAAAGAGGACAATTGGTGTTGCTTTGGAGCCATATATCAATGCAATCCAAGTGGAAAGCATGGCTGCATTTGGGAAGAACTCTAAGCATGTCATGCTGTTGAAACTCATTCAGACAAACCACACAACCGTACACACTTGTTTCATCATCGCCTTCTCTTTTGAACTGAAAAGTTGGAATTTCTCGAATGACAGACTCGTCGAGACCGCGATTCCACATTGCTGGCGACAAGGCAATGAACGTATCTTCCTCTTGTCTACCTCGAAATAAAGATATTCGGCTTAGCAGATTAAGTTGGTACCAGTTAGAGCTGCAACATTTACTCACAAAAATATAATAGCCAACTAGCAAGAAAGCTGTACCCATGATGCTTAGCACAACAATGGTTAGTATAGGAAATGCAGGGTCTGAAGTAGGCAAGGGAGGCTGATAAGTTAGATTCTGCTGATATTTGATGAAGGAAAGAGCTTGAAATCTCAGGCTGTT is part of the Gossypium hirsutum isolate 1008001.06 chromosome D11, Gossypium_hirsutum_v2.1, whole genome shotgun sequence genome and encodes:
- the LOC107923271 gene encoding RING-H2 finger protein ATL16, translated to MAQDNSLRFQALSFIKYQQNLTYQPPLPTSDPAFPILTIVVLSIMGTAFLLVGYYIFVSKCCSSNWYQLNLLSRISLFRGRQEEDTFIALSPAMWNRGLDESVIREIPTFQFKREGDDETSVYGCVVCLNEFQQHDMLRVLPKCSHAFHLDCIDIWLQSNTNCPLCRTSISGDTRYQINQIIAPSSSPQDSLPYTDSLMGGDEDFVVIELGEDDGDALLPYRQQERDNSRESLMQLQPRGQSPRKVEQKPGKLKSRRRHHLSVMGDECIDVTQKDEDFSIQPIRRSFSLDSAVDRQLYQSVQAIVQQNRHPGGITTTEECSNRGRTSLFPFEHGTRPRNAVLPV